A single genomic interval of Halomonas sp. GT harbors:
- a CDS encoding pilus assembly PilX family protein: MQLRQRRQEQGAALVVVMALLASALIIGVICVQSAFVDERLASNYRASTLAQMRAEIAASHAVASFNHLEWGDSVLTINSNQTLRWENVVMHPLTTVLGDDCEHNSCLFLPVERDGQPWVVALGAVIANASTDSETLLAQSLPVFIKVEEGEESHQTKATVVWH; encoded by the coding sequence ATGCAGCTTAGACAGCGACGGCAGGAGCAAGGCGCTGCGCTAGTTGTGGTGATGGCATTGTTAGCTAGCGCGTTGATTATTGGTGTTATCTGCGTGCAATCTGCGTTTGTGGACGAACGCTTAGCGAGCAATTATCGGGCATCGACGTTAGCGCAAATGCGCGCTGAAATAGCCGCCTCACATGCAGTGGCTTCCTTTAATCATTTGGAGTGGGGGGACAGCGTGCTCACCATCAATAGCAATCAAACGCTCCGCTGGGAAAATGTCGTAATGCATCCGTTAACCACGGTGCTTGGCGATGACTGCGAACACAATAGCTGCTTATTTCTTCCTGTTGAGCGTGACGGCCAACCTTGGGTAGTGGCGTTAGGTGCGGTTATTGCTAATGCCAGTACCGATAGTGAAACGCTGCTAGCGCAGAGCTTACCTGTGTTTATCAAAGTAGAAGAAGGGGAGGAAAGCCATCAGACAAAGGCGACGGTGGTTTGGCATTAA
- a CDS encoding PilW family protein has product MDVQRGFTLTELLVAMVIGMVVILGAGQLFLSTFHTFKQVDQLGRHQEALLYAATSITDTLRRQGATDSNGAPFFRLQCVVIEPGCRCTVQDMQEAQPLVTFDYDAGASCERDEPLGAPATNGVSVVSLPLGRQGANIDFHVTHREAVLQPDFSASP; this is encoded by the coding sequence ATGGATGTGCAGCGCGGTTTTACGTTAACAGAACTACTGGTCGCCATGGTTATTGGTATGGTGGTGATTCTAGGTGCTGGACAGCTTTTCTTAAGCACCTTTCATACGTTTAAGCAGGTAGATCAATTGGGGCGTCATCAGGAAGCGCTTCTTTACGCGGCGACATCGATTACCGACACCCTGCGCAGACAAGGCGCTACCGATTCAAACGGAGCGCCTTTTTTTCGCTTGCAGTGCGTGGTGATTGAGCCTGGCTGTCGCTGCACGGTTCAGGATATGCAGGAGGCTCAGCCGCTGGTCACCTTTGATTATGACGCTGGCGCTAGCTGTGAGCGGGACGAACCGCTTGGAGCACCCGCCACCAATGGAGTTAGCGTGGTATCACTTCCATTAGGTCGGCAAGGGGCCAATATTGATTTCCATGTTACCCATCGAGAGGCTGTGTTGCAGCCTGATTTTTCGGCTAGCCCATGA
- a CDS encoding type IV pilus modification PilV family protein encodes MGRQNGLSLIEALIALVILAFGLIGVAAMQVKALQSASAGYTQSLANVAAVDAQERVWAALSSYQDCDTIPLATIESAWLSHWFAGQSATLGHTQGQESRIDRQGCQFDAVVRLRTEPNEPHDIFNYVFQLPNQP; translated from the coding sequence ATGGGCAGGCAAAACGGCCTTTCGCTAATTGAGGCGCTTATCGCGCTGGTGATTTTAGCGTTTGGGCTAATAGGCGTCGCCGCGATGCAGGTGAAGGCACTGCAAAGCGCCAGCGCTGGTTATACGCAGTCGCTGGCTAACGTCGCAGCGGTAGATGCCCAAGAGCGAGTGTGGGCAGCGCTTTCTTCGTACCAAGACTGTGACACGATTCCGTTGGCCACGATTGAGTCTGCATGGCTTAGCCATTGGTTTGCAGGGCAATCGGCGACGCTTGGTCATACCCAGGGGCAAGAGAGTCGTATCGACCGGCAAGGCTGCCAGTTTGATGCAGTTGTGCGTCTGCGTACTGAGCCCAATGAGCCCCACGATATCTTCAACTACGTGTTCCAACTTCCCAATCAGCCGTAA
- a CDS encoding type IV pilin protein yields MPSPFANRAGRQEARQHGFTLIEMLITVAIIGIVAGIAYPSYTRYVERSLRTDAHAGLLQAASELERCYSRQYAYADCSFTPASPDGNYSITVADGSEDDGGFLLTATTSQTDGCESDIQFNARGERLPEACW; encoded by the coding sequence GTGCCTTCACCCTTTGCTAACCGTGCTGGACGCCAGGAAGCTCGCCAGCACGGTTTTACGCTTATTGAGATGCTGATTACCGTCGCTATTATTGGAATAGTGGCAGGCATTGCTTACCCCAGTTATACCCGCTATGTTGAGCGCTCGCTCCGTACTGACGCCCATGCTGGCCTGTTGCAGGCAGCCTCTGAGCTTGAGCGCTGCTACTCCCGCCAATACGCTTATGCTGACTGTTCGTTTACTCCCGCCTCTCCCGATGGCAACTACTCTATTACCGTCGCCGACGGCAGTGAAGATGATGGTGGTTTTTTACTGACGGCGACAACCTCGCAAACCGATGGCTGTGAAAGCGATATTCAATTTAATGCGCGGGGCGAGCGTCTGCCTGAGGCGTGCTGGTAA
- the ispH gene encoding 4-hydroxy-3-methylbut-2-enyl diphosphate reductase encodes MQSSESSQPIQIKLANPRGFCAGVDRAIDIVNRALDVFGPPIYVRHEVVHNRFVVETLRERGAVFVEELHEVPDDVIVIFSAHGVSRAVQQEAEQRGLKVFDATCPLVTKVHLEVLRYAKRGQECILIGHEGHPEVEGTMGRYDTSHGGQIYLVEDEQDVAKLGVNDPSALAFVTQTTLSMDDTAKVIDALREKFPEIQGPRKDDICYATQNRQDAVRELAADSDLVLVVGSPNSSNSNRLRELSERMGTPAYLIDNADQIKPAWLEGVSRIGVTAGASAPEVLVKGVIDKLQTFGAEVPVELQGREENITFSMPRELREQVIVSD; translated from the coding sequence ATGCAGTCATCAGAGTCCTCTCAGCCAATACAGATCAAGCTGGCGAACCCGCGCGGTTTTTGTGCTGGCGTGGATCGCGCGATCGACATCGTCAACCGCGCGCTAGATGTCTTTGGCCCACCCATTTACGTGCGCCACGAGGTAGTACATAACCGCTTTGTGGTTGAAACGTTGCGCGAGCGTGGCGCGGTGTTCGTTGAAGAGCTGCATGAAGTGCCTGACGACGTAATCGTGATTTTCTCGGCTCACGGTGTCTCCCGTGCCGTGCAACAAGAAGCTGAGCAGCGCGGTCTCAAAGTCTTCGATGCAACCTGCCCATTGGTTACCAAAGTGCATTTGGAAGTGTTGCGTTATGCTAAGCGCGGCCAAGAGTGCATTTTGATTGGTCATGAAGGCCATCCGGAAGTCGAAGGCACCATGGGGCGTTACGATACTTCTCACGGTGGCCAGATTTACCTAGTCGAGGATGAGCAGGACGTGGCGAAGTTAGGCGTCAACGATCCGTCAGCGTTGGCGTTTGTGACTCAAACCACGCTCTCGATGGATGACACGGCCAAAGTGATCGATGCGCTGCGGGAAAAGTTCCCAGAGATCCAGGGGCCGCGCAAAGATGATATCTGTTATGCCACTCAAAACCGCCAGGATGCGGTGCGTGAACTGGCGGCGGATAGCGACTTGGTCTTGGTCGTTGGCAGCCCCAATAGCTCCAACTCTAATCGCCTGCGCGAACTTTCCGAGCGGATGGGCACGCCTGCCTATTTAATCGACAATGCCGACCAAATTAAGCCAGCGTGGCTGGAAGGTGTTAGTCGTATTGGGGTCACCGCCGGGGCCAGTGCGCCAGAAGTACTGGTGAAGGGCGTTATCGACAAGCTTCAAACATTTGGCGCAGAGGTGCCTGTTGAGCTTCAGGGCCGCGAGGAAAATATTACCTTCTCTATGCCGAGAGAGCTGCGTGAGCAAGTGATTGTAAGCGACTAA
- the fkpB gene encoding FKBP-type peptidyl-prolyl cis-trans isomerase — translation MDYLIDDGMEITLHFTLKLEDGTVVDSTKEKAPATFQYGDGNLPPGFEHPIKGMAAGQSGAFQITPEHSFGQHNPQNIQTLKRADFGDEAPEIGMVMSFADKAGTELPGVVKTIDGDRVEVDFNHPLAGRTLTFEVDVLNVTPITKH, via the coding sequence ATGGACTACCTAATTGATGATGGTATGGAGATTACCCTGCACTTCACGCTGAAGCTGGAAGATGGCACGGTAGTCGATTCCACCAAAGAGAAAGCCCCGGCGACGTTCCAGTATGGCGACGGTAACTTGCCCCCTGGTTTCGAACACCCGATTAAAGGGATGGCCGCAGGTCAGAGCGGAGCGTTTCAAATCACACCTGAGCACTCCTTTGGGCAGCATAACCCGCAAAATATTCAAACGCTGAAGCGCGCCGATTTCGGCGATGAAGCGCCAGAAATCGGTATGGTGATGTCATTTGCCGATAAAGCGGGAACGGAATTGCCTGGCGTGGTCAAAACCATAGATGGCGACCGTGTGGAAGTGGACTTTAACCATCCGCTTGCAGGTCGCACATTGACGTTTGAAGTCGATGTGCTGAACGTAACGCCCATCACCAAACACTGA
- the lspA gene encoding signal peptidase II, with product MPNTASTTNDPHQRPPMRRPLRWLWLAVAIIVLDLLTKYTASHFLNYAQPVEVLPFFNLTLLHNTGAAFSFLADHPGWQRWFFALIAIGASIGLTVWLSRVRADEKLLAVALPLIIGGALGNLYDRLVHGYVVDFLSFHAAGWYYPAFNVADIGITLGAVALIWESIMGDRRRKKAALQQRD from the coding sequence ATGCCTAACACTGCGTCAACCACCAATGATCCACACCAGCGGCCGCCGATGCGGCGGCCGCTGCGCTGGCTGTGGCTAGCGGTGGCGATTATCGTGTTAGATTTGCTAACAAAATACACCGCCAGCCATTTTTTGAATTACGCCCAGCCCGTTGAGGTGCTGCCGTTTTTCAACCTGACGCTACTGCACAATACAGGCGCTGCGTTCAGCTTTTTAGCGGACCACCCCGGCTGGCAGCGCTGGTTTTTTGCGCTGATTGCCATTGGTGCCAGCATTGGCTTAACCGTTTGGCTTTCCCGCGTTAGGGCGGATGAAAAACTGCTGGCCGTGGCGTTGCCGCTGATTATTGGCGGTGCCCTGGGTAATCTGTATGACCGTTTAGTACATGGCTATGTGGTGGATTTCTTATCGTTCCATGCCGCTGGTTGGTACTATCCTGCCTTTAATGTGGCGGATATCGGCATTACGCTGGGAGCGGTGGCGTTAATTTGGGAGTCGATAATGGGTGATCGACGTCGTAAGAAAGCCGCGCTACAGCAGCGTGATTGA
- the ileS gene encoding isoleucine--tRNA ligase, whose product MDYKHTLNLPETDFPMRGMLPKQEPGRVSKWQDMNLYQRLRDARAGAPLFVLHDGPPYANGSIHIGHALNKILKDIIVKSKNLAGFDAPYVPGWDCHGLPIEHKVETTHGKHLAADKARELCREYAGAQIETQLADFVRLGIIGDWDHPYRTMDYANEAGEIRALAEMVDAGYVFKGLKPVNWCFDCGSALAEAEVEYADKKSDAIDVAFPVEDTDKLAAAFGLSELPKPAAVVIWTTTPWTIPANQALNVHPEFTYALVDTGERLLLLAEELVESCLERFGLSGSVIATAQGTALDLINFRHPFYDRLSPVYLADYVESEVGSTGIVHSAPSYGMDDFITCREHDMSFDDMLNPVQGNGVYADDLPFFGGQMIWKANPHIVEKLREVNALMAHTPIKHSYMHCWRHKSPVIYRATAQWFVGMDIKGKDGKTLRERALEGIEATEFTPAWGKARLHSMIANRPDWCISRQRNWGVPIPFFLHKQTGELHPNTVELMGEAAKRVEQEGIEAWFKLEPAELLGAEAAEYDKVTDTLDVWFDSGSTHRHVLRGSHPHGHESGPRADLYLEGSDQHRGWFHSSLLTGSAIDGHAPYRQLLTHGFTVDSQGRKQSKSLGNVVAPQSVMDKLGADILRLWVASTDYSGEMAVSDEILKRTADVYRRIRNTARFLLSNLNGFDPANDQVAFGDMLALDQWVVDRAAQLQGRIEKAYEEYRFLDVYQQVHGFCARELGGFYLDVIKDRQYTTQTDSLARRSAQTALYHVVEALSRWVAPILSFTAEEIYEHIPGKRGDSVLLETYYTGLGTLDDGAELGRAFWEQVLEVKHSVNKCLEDARNAKVIKGSLAAEVTLYVSDELNATLSKLGDELRFVMLTSEVHLAPLADAANAESTELDGLKVAVSGSEHQKCERCWHHRADVGTHAEHSDLCGRCISNLPEGSGEIRYYA is encoded by the coding sequence ATGGATTATAAGCACACGCTAAACTTGCCAGAAACCGACTTTCCTATGCGCGGCATGCTGCCGAAGCAGGAGCCAGGGCGCGTTTCTAAATGGCAGGATATGAACCTATACCAGCGCTTGCGCGATGCCCGCGCGGGTGCGCCGCTGTTTGTTCTGCACGATGGCCCTCCCTACGCCAACGGCAGTATCCATATTGGTCACGCTCTCAATAAAATCCTTAAAGACATTATTGTTAAGTCGAAGAATCTGGCAGGCTTTGATGCCCCTTACGTGCCGGGCTGGGATTGCCACGGTTTGCCTATTGAGCACAAGGTAGAAACCACCCACGGTAAACATTTGGCCGCGGATAAAGCCCGCGAGCTTTGCCGTGAATATGCCGGCGCGCAGATCGAAACGCAGCTAGCGGACTTTGTTCGTCTGGGGATCATCGGTGATTGGGACCACCCTTACCGCACAATGGATTATGCCAATGAAGCAGGCGAAATCCGTGCCTTGGCGGAAATGGTGGATGCGGGTTACGTGTTCAAAGGCTTAAAGCCGGTTAACTGGTGCTTTGATTGTGGCTCGGCCCTTGCTGAGGCGGAAGTTGAATACGCCGATAAAAAATCCGACGCGATCGACGTCGCTTTCCCGGTAGAGGATACCGACAAGCTAGCGGCGGCCTTTGGCCTAAGCGAATTGCCCAAGCCTGCGGCTGTTGTGATCTGGACCACCACGCCTTGGACAATCCCCGCTAACCAGGCGTTGAACGTTCACCCTGAGTTTACTTACGCGCTTGTGGATACCGGTGAACGTCTGCTGCTGCTCGCAGAAGAGCTGGTAGAAAGCTGTTTAGAGCGCTTTGGACTGTCGGGCAGCGTAATCGCTACTGCGCAAGGCACAGCGCTTGACCTGATCAACTTCCGTCATCCGTTCTATGACCGCCTCTCGCCGGTTTACCTAGCGGATTACGTTGAGTCCGAAGTGGGCAGTACGGGCATCGTTCACTCAGCGCCTTCTTACGGTATGGATGACTTTATCACCTGCCGTGAGCATGACATGAGCTTTGACGACATGCTTAACCCTGTGCAAGGGAACGGTGTCTACGCCGATGATCTGCCGTTCTTCGGCGGCCAGATGATTTGGAAAGCTAACCCGCATATCGTTGAGAAGCTGCGCGAGGTTAATGCGCTAATGGCGCACACGCCCATTAAACATAGCTATATGCACTGCTGGCGCCATAAGTCCCCGGTGATTTATCGTGCCACCGCCCAGTGGTTTGTGGGCATGGATATCAAAGGTAAAGACGGCAAAACCCTGCGCGAGCGGGCGTTGGAAGGCATCGAAGCCACCGAGTTCACCCCCGCGTGGGGCAAGGCGCGTCTGCATAGCATGATCGCTAATCGTCCGGATTGGTGTATCTCTCGCCAGCGCAACTGGGGCGTGCCGATTCCGTTCTTCTTGCATAAGCAAACGGGCGAGCTGCACCCCAACACGGTTGAACTGATGGGAGAGGCGGCTAAGCGCGTCGAGCAAGAGGGCATTGAGGCGTGGTTTAAACTCGAACCTGCCGAGCTACTCGGTGCCGAAGCCGCCGAGTACGACAAAGTCACCGATACATTGGATGTCTGGTTTGACTCCGGTTCCACGCATCGTCATGTGCTACGTGGCTCGCATCCTCATGGCCATGAAAGTGGCCCGCGTGCTGATTTGTACCTGGAAGGCTCGGACCAGCACCGTGGCTGGTTCCATTCGTCGCTACTGACCGGATCTGCGATTGATGGTCATGCGCCATATCGTCAGCTGCTAACCCATGGCTTTACCGTCGATTCACAGGGCCGTAAGCAGTCCAAATCGCTGGGGAATGTGGTCGCGCCGCAAAGCGTGATGGATAAGTTGGGCGCTGATATTTTGCGCCTTTGGGTCGCGTCTACCGACTACTCCGGTGAAATGGCGGTGTCTGACGAAATCTTGAAGCGTACCGCCGATGTGTATCGTCGTATCCGTAACACTGCACGCTTTTTGCTTTCTAACTTGAATGGTTTCGATCCGGCAAACGATCAGGTGGCCTTTGGCGATATGTTGGCGCTGGATCAGTGGGTGGTTGACCGTGCGGCACAGCTGCAAGGGCGCATCGAAAAAGCCTACGAAGAGTACCGTTTCCTGGATGTGTATCAGCAGGTACATGGTTTCTGCGCACGGGAATTAGGTGGTTTCTACCTGGATGTCATCAAAGACCGCCAGTACACCACCCAAACAGATTCGCTCGCCCGCCGCAGCGCGCAAACCGCGCTTTATCATGTGGTTGAAGCGCTGAGCCGCTGGGTTGCGCCGATTCTGTCGTTTACCGCTGAGGAGATCTACGAGCATATTCCCGGCAAACGTGGCGACAGCGTACTGCTGGAAACTTACTACACTGGGCTTGGCACCTTAGATGATGGCGCTGAGCTGGGCCGCGCCTTCTGGGAGCAGGTGCTGGAAGTTAAGCATTCGGTGAACAAGTGCTTAGAAGACGCCCGTAATGCCAAAGTCATCAAAGGTAGCTTGGCGGCGGAAGTCACGCTTTACGTGAGCGACGAACTGAACGCTACGCTGTCCAAGTTGGGCGACGAGCTGCGCTTCGTGATGCTCACCAGTGAAGTTCATCTAGCGCCGCTAGCGGATGCCGCCAATGCAGAAAGCACCGAGCTTGACGGCTTGAAAGTGGCGGTTAGCGGAAGCGAACACCAGAAGTGCGAGCGCTGCTGGCACCATCGGGCTGATGTAGGCACCCACGCTGAGCATTCCGACCTGTGTGGTCGCTGTATCAGCAATCTTCCAGAAGGCAGCGGCGAGATTCGTTACTATGCCTAA
- the ribF gene encoding bifunctional riboflavin kinase/FAD synthetase codes for MHVIRGLHNLTAAHRGCVATIGNFDGVHRGHQAILQQCREHSARLKVPLTVVVFEPQPREFFAGDQAPPRLTRLREKVRLLRDHGAEQVLCLPFNDALRSLTGREFIDQVLIKGLGVKHLVVGDDFRFGCDRRGDFTLLETVGQVEGFGVEHTRTFKVDDERVSSTRVRTLLASGNFDVAARLLGRSYSLHGRVVRDQQLGRTIGVPTANLPLLPQPLTLRGVFAVVAELANGQRYPAVANVGFRPTVGSKRPTLEVHLLEFSGDLYGQRLTVYPCARLRGEVKFDDFDALKTQIEHDQARARRYFAAAGAGCMNSLPLASAPLGRETASSDFSSADNAADANDG; via the coding sequence ATGCACGTCATTCGAGGTCTGCACAATCTGACAGCGGCTCATCGGGGCTGCGTTGCCACCATCGGTAATTTTGATGGTGTGCATCGCGGCCATCAGGCGATCCTGCAGCAGTGCCGTGAGCATTCGGCGCGTTTGAAGGTGCCGTTGACCGTGGTGGTGTTTGAGCCTCAGCCGCGGGAGTTTTTTGCCGGTGATCAAGCGCCGCCGCGGCTTACCCGCCTGCGTGAAAAAGTTCGCTTGCTGCGTGATCATGGTGCCGAACAGGTGCTGTGCCTGCCTTTCAACGATGCCTTACGCAGCCTGACCGGGCGCGAGTTTATCGATCAAGTGCTAATTAAGGGCTTGGGGGTGAAGCATCTGGTGGTGGGCGACGACTTCCGCTTTGGTTGCGACCGCCGTGGCGACTTCACCTTGCTTGAAACTGTCGGGCAGGTGGAAGGATTTGGTGTAGAGCACACACGCACCTTTAAAGTTGATGACGAGCGGGTATCCAGTACACGCGTGCGTACTTTGCTGGCGAGCGGTAACTTTGACGTGGCTGCACGCCTGCTTGGCAGGTCATATTCACTGCATGGCCGTGTGGTACGCGACCAGCAGCTAGGGCGCACCATTGGTGTGCCCACTGCCAACCTGCCGCTGTTGCCTCAGCCATTAACGCTGCGTGGCGTGTTTGCTGTGGTGGCCGAGCTGGCTAACGGGCAGCGCTACCCCGCCGTGGCGAATGTTGGCTTTCGGCCAACGGTGGGGTCTAAGCGCCCCACGCTGGAAGTTCATCTGTTGGAATTTTCAGGCGACCTTTATGGTCAGCGGCTGACGGTTTACCCCTGCGCGCGTTTGCGCGGGGAAGTGAAATTTGACGACTTTGATGCGCTAAAAACGCAAATTGAACACGATCAAGCCAGAGCGCGCCGCTACTTTGCAGCAGCGGGTGCTGGCTGCATGAATTCTCTTCCGCTGGCCTCGGCCCCGCTTGGGCGTGAGACCGCTTCTTCTGATTTCTCTTCGGCGGATAACGCCGCCGATGCTAACGACGGCTGA
- the murJ gene encoding murein biosynthesis integral membrane protein MurJ, translating to MTANTPPQANMSPPRRGLMRSGLVVSAMTMLSRVMGLVRDVVVATFLGAGSGADAFFVAFKIPNFLRRLFAEGAFNQAFVPVLSEYSTQRSKQEIRELLNAVAGSLTAILALITALAMLGAPWLVWVFAPGFGRDPEKLAMTADMLRLTFPYLLLISLTAFSGSVLNTWNRFAVPAFTPVLLNMSLIGAALLLMPLMEEPAMALAWGVLIAGAAQLAFQVPFLLRLGLLPTPWPNFAHEGVKRILKLMAPALFGVSVSQINLLLDTVLASLLTAGSVSWLYYSDRLVELPLGVFGVAIGTIILPALSKRHAEQSTEHFSAMLDWAIRVVLLLGVPAALALAVLAEPFLITLFHYGAMTDTDIQMAAMSLRAYAFGLVAFMLIKVLAPGFFARQDTKTPVKVGIIAMVANMVFNLLLIWPLAHAGLALATALSAFLNAGLLGYLLYRQKVLVFQPGWGRYAVQLVGGSALMSIALYLAAPDWQEWLDFELWQRIRWVAGLVVLGGGLYFAWLTALGLRLRHFKMNS from the coding sequence ATGACCGCCAACACGCCACCGCAAGCAAACATGTCGCCCCCGCGCCGCGGGCTGATGCGCTCTGGGTTAGTGGTCAGTGCCATGACCATGTTGTCGCGTGTGATGGGGTTGGTGCGCGATGTGGTGGTGGCTACCTTTTTGGGGGCGGGAAGCGGGGCCGATGCGTTCTTCGTTGCGTTTAAAATCCCTAACTTTCTGCGCCGTTTGTTTGCCGAAGGGGCGTTTAACCAAGCCTTTGTGCCGGTGCTTTCAGAGTACTCAACCCAGCGCAGTAAGCAGGAAATTCGCGAGCTGCTGAATGCGGTAGCGGGCAGCCTGACGGCTATTTTGGCGCTAATAACAGCGTTGGCGATGCTGGGCGCCCCGTGGCTGGTGTGGGTGTTTGCCCCTGGCTTCGGGCGCGACCCCGAAAAGTTGGCCATGACTGCCGACATGCTACGCCTGACGTTTCCCTATTTGCTGCTGATTTCGTTAACCGCTTTTTCGGGTAGTGTGCTGAACACCTGGAACCGCTTTGCGGTGCCCGCGTTCACCCCCGTGCTGCTGAATATGTCGCTGATTGGCGCGGCGCTACTATTAATGCCGTTAATGGAAGAACCCGCCATGGCGCTAGCCTGGGGGGTGTTGATTGCGGGTGCTGCCCAGTTAGCGTTTCAGGTGCCGTTTTTGCTGCGTCTTGGGTTGCTGCCGACCCCGTGGCCAAATTTTGCCCACGAAGGCGTGAAGCGCATCCTGAAGCTCATGGCTCCTGCGCTGTTTGGCGTATCGGTATCGCAAATTAACTTGCTACTGGATACGGTGCTGGCCTCGTTGTTAACGGCGGGCAGCGTGTCTTGGCTGTACTACTCGGATAGGTTGGTCGAACTTCCGCTTGGGGTTTTCGGTGTGGCGATTGGCACCATTATCTTGCCTGCGCTTTCCAAACGTCATGCGGAGCAGTCCACCGAACACTTTTCTGCAATGCTAGACTGGGCCATTCGCGTCGTACTGCTGCTGGGTGTGCCCGCCGCGCTGGCACTGGCCGTACTCGCAGAACCGTTTTTGATTACCTTGTTCCACTACGGGGCAATGACCGATACCGATATTCAAATGGCCGCCATGAGCCTGCGCGCGTACGCCTTTGGATTGGTGGCATTTATGCTGATCAAGGTATTAGCACCGGGCTTCTTTGCCCGTCAGGATACTAAAACACCGGTTAAAGTAGGCATTATTGCCATGGTGGCTAACATGGTGTTCAACCTGCTGTTAATTTGGCCGCTTGCTCACGCAGGCTTGGCATTGGCGACCGCGCTTTCAGCATTTTTAAATGCTGGGTTGCTGGGATATTTGCTCTATCGCCAGAAGGTATTGGTCTTTCAGCCGGGATGGGGACGCTACGCAGTACAACTGGTGGGCGGTAGCGCGTTGATGAGTATTGCGCTTTATCTGGCTGCTCCCGACTGGCAGGAGTGGCTTGATTTTGAACTGTGGCAGCGCATTCGCTGGGTAGCAGGGTTAGTCGTGCTGGGTGGCGGGCTTTATTTTGCCTGGCTGACCGCGCTTGGCCTGCGGCTGCGTCACTTTAAGATGAATAGCTGA
- the rpsT gene encoding 30S ribosomal protein S20, translating into MANSKQARKRARQAETRRVLKASQRSMVRTYIKRVIKAISTGDHGKAMEEFRAMQPVVDRIADKDVLSKKKAARLKSRLNKRIKALAA; encoded by the coding sequence GTGGCGAACAGCAAGCAAGCACGCAAGCGCGCCCGCCAGGCCGAGACTCGTCGCGTCCTGAAAGCCAGCCAGCGCAGCATGGTCCGCACCTACATCAAGCGTGTGATCAAAGCGATCAGCACCGGCGATCATGGCAAAGCGATGGAAGAGTTCCGGGCAATGCAGCCGGTTGTCGACCGCATCGCTGATAAAGACGTTCTTTCTAAGAAGAAAGCTGCACGTCTGAAAAGCCGCTTGAACAAGCGCATTAAGGCTCTGGCGGCGTAA
- a CDS encoding amino acid ABC transporter ATP-binding protein — MITLESVSKRFGQQPVFTDVDLHLEQGEIIVIIGPSGTGKSTLLRCINFLERPEAGHITVGDLRVDARRASRADILALRRRTAFVFQNYGLFANKTALENISEGMIVVDKLPKAQAHARAREILERIGLADKADAYPASLSGGQQQRVGIGRAMAANADVILFDEPTSSLDPQWVEEVLSLMKQLAAEQQTMIVVTHEMQFARDVADRVVFMDEGQIVEQGPPEALFTNPQDERTRRFLRKILAPTGQALP; from the coding sequence ATGATTACCCTCGAATCTGTCAGTAAGCGTTTTGGCCAGCAGCCAGTATTTACCGACGTTGATTTGCACCTGGAACAGGGTGAAATTATCGTCATTATTGGTCCCTCGGGTACCGGTAAGTCAACGCTGTTGCGCTGTATTAACTTTCTGGAACGCCCAGAGGCGGGACACATCACGGTAGGCGATTTAAGAGTCGATGCCCGACGTGCCAGTCGTGCCGATATTCTGGCACTACGCCGACGAACTGCTTTCGTGTTTCAGAACTATGGGCTGTTTGCTAACAAAACGGCGTTAGAAAATATCAGCGAAGGCATGATTGTCGTGGATAAACTGCCTAAGGCTCAGGCGCACGCTAGGGCAAGGGAGATTTTAGAGCGCATTGGCTTGGCCGATAAGGCGGATGCTTACCCAGCATCGCTTTCTGGTGGCCAACAACAGCGGGTAGGTATTGGGCGTGCGATGGCCGCGAATGCCGATGTTATTCTATTCGACGAGCCAACCTCATCGCTGGACCCACAATGGGTGGAAGAGGTGCTGAGCTTAATGAAGCAGCTCGCCGCTGAACAGCAAACCATGATTGTGGTGACCCATGAAATGCAGTTCGCCAGAGACGTCGCCGACCGGGTAGTGTTTATGGATGAAGGGCAAATTGTCGAACAAGGGCCGCCCGAAGCGCTGTTCACCAATCCTCAAGATGAGCGGACGCGGCGTTTTCTGCGCAAAATTCTTGCACCAACGGGGCAGGCATTGCCTTAG